The DNA region CTGAACTTGTGATTGCGTACGAGGAATCGATCAAGAGAAGCAAcatgagagaagaaaagaacGCATTGTTCCTTAGATTCGCAGCCattcttgttttctcttcttcttttgtttttctttcaagtttatgatagaaaacaatattcaaagcaattgaagtattttatttatatggaGTAATTTGCGTACAACGCATTAGTCAAAACAGAATCAAGAATAGATGTTGATATGAACGATGAAGAAAGCTTTTACCATTGTTAGAAGAATTGCAAATATAGTAAAACTTATGGTATTTATCTATCTCCATGATTTAAAAAGACAAGACTATATCATCAGTTGTATCTGTGCTTAAGTAACCATGGAGCTAATCTGATAAAGTTTGGTCTCTTAGTGAATGTATGATGCCTCTTAGTTAAGAGGTAGGTAAACTACTAATGAAAACAGAgtaatcaaaatttatgtttagCGTTAACCAGAAATTAAAAGCACTAAAATGTGTTCCGAGTAAATGTTGAATATTTATTAAGGAACAGGCTTAACCCGAATCAGAAACATATGAAGAACATTAACGAATAAAAACAGTATAGTATCATCTTCTTTCGCAACTCATTCCATATCCAAGAGGAATATAAAGGACAAATTCAAGGCTAAACCACagaaaaccgaaccaaaatccAACCCGGTTAAGATACGATTTGNNNNNNNNNNNNNNNNNNNNNNNNNNNNNNNNNNNNNNNNNNNNNNNNNNNNNNNNNNNNNNNNNNNNNNNNNNNNNNNNNNNNNNNNNNNNNNNNNNNNNNNNNNNNNNNNNNNNNNNNNNNNNNNNNNNNNNNNNNNNNNNNNNNNNNNNNNNNNNNNNNNNNNNNNNNNNNNNNNNNNNNNNNNNNNNNNNNNNNNNNNNNNNNNNNNNNNNNNNNNNNNNNNNNNNNNNNNNNNNNNNNNNNNNNNNNNNNNNNNNNNNNNNNNNNNNNNNNNNNNNNNNNNNNNNNNNNNNNNNNNNNNNNNNNNNNNNNNNNNNNNNNNNNNNNNNNNNNNNNNNNNNNNNNNNNNNNNNNNNNNNNNNNNNNNNNNNNNNNNNNNNNNNNNNNNNNNNNNNNNNNNNNNNNNNNNNNNNNNNNNNNNNNNNNNNNNNNNNNNNNNNNNNNNNNNNNNNNNNNNNNNNNNNNNNNNNNNNNNNNNNNNNNNNNNNNNNNNNNNNNNNNNNNNNNNNNNNNNNNNNNNNNNNNNNNNNNNNNNNNNNNNNNNNNNNNNNNNNNNNNNNNNNNNNNNNNNNNNNNNNNNNNNNNNNNNNNNNNNNNNNNNNNNNNNNNNNNNNNNNNNNNNNNNNNNNNNNNNNNNNNNNNNNNNNNNNNNNNNCattcttgttttctcttcttcttttgtttttctttcaagtttatgatagaaaacaatattcaaagcaattgaagtattttatttatatggaGTAATTTGCGTACAACGCATTAGTCAAAACAGAATCAAGAATAGATGTTGATATGAACGATGAAGAAAGCTTTTACCATTGTTAGAAGAATTGCAAATATAGTAAAACTTATGGTATTTATCTATCTCCATGATTTAAAAAGACAAGACTATATCATCAGTTGTATCTGTGCTTAAGTAACCATGGAGCTAATCTGATAAAGTTTGGTCTCTTAGTGAATGTATGATGCCTCTTAGTTAAGAGGTAGGTAAACTACTAATGAAAACAGAgtaatcaaaatttatgtttagCGTTAACCAGAAATTAAAAGCACTAAAATGTGTTCCGAGTAAATGTTGAATATTTATTAAGGAACAGGCTTAACCCGAATCAGAAACATATGAAGAACATTAACGAATAAAAACAGTATAGTATCATCTTCTTTCGCAACTCATTCCATATCCAAGAGGAATATAAAGGACAAATTCAAGGCTAAACCACagaaaaccgaaccaaaatccAACCCGGTTAAGATACGATTTGGCTTGTTATAGGTGGCTCACTCCTTTAAGGTCGTCGTCCTAGTGTGTGGGATGTGATACATAAGAAATCAAAACCgcaaatcaaaaatcaaaaccaaaatcgaaTAAAACCAAACCAGACAAAAAGCGTGACATACCGTCTTCCCTTTAAATGTGAATGGGCTTGTCATAGGTGGCCATGGCAGCTTCCTTAAGAGCCTCACTCATAGTGGGATGAGCGTGACAGACTCTAGCGATGTCTTCACTCGATGCATCGTAGTTAATCGCAAGAACCGCCTCATGAATGAGTTCCCCAGCGTTTGGTGCCATAATGTGAACCCCCAGGATCTTATCCGTCTCCTTGTCAGCCAAAATCTTAACCAAGCCTTCTGCATTATCTATGGCCTTCGCTCTGCTATTGGCCATGAATGGGAATTTCCCAACTCGGTAAGTCACACCATCTTTCTTCAGCTGTTCTTCGGTTTTACCAACTGAAGCAACCTCAGGATGCGTGTAGACAACACCAGGAACCTTGTCGTAATCCACATGGCCGTGTTTCCCTGCTATGAACTCCACACAAGCAACACCGTCTTCTTCGGCTTTGTGAGCAAGCATTGGTCCTGGAATCACATCTCCAATAGCATACACTCCTGGGACATTGCTCACGAACCTCTCATTCACCAGAATCCTCCCGGCTTTGTCAGTTTCCACTCCGATTTTCTCCAGATCAAGTCCAGATGTGAACGGTGTTCTTCCTGCTGAGACAAGGACCACATCAGCTTCCAGAATGGTCTGGTCTCCTCCTTCTGCAGGTTCCACAGTAAGCTTCACACCATCAGAGGAGGAATCCACGGAAACAACTTTAGTCTTGAGCATGAACTTCATCTTTTGCTTCTCGAGTGAACGTTGAAACTGCTTGCGGATTTCGCCATCCATAGAAGGAACGATATCCCCAGCAAACTCAACCACCGTG from Camelina sativa cultivar DH55 chromosome 3, Cs, whole genome shotgun sequence includes:
- the LOC104777716 gene encoding dihydrolipoyl dehydrogenase 1, mitochondrial, producing the protein MAMANLARRKAYFLTRNLSNSPTDALKLSFSLSRGFASSGSDENDVVIIGGGPGGYVAAIKAAQLGLKTTCIEKRGALGGTCLNVGCIPSKALLHSSHMYHEAKHVFAKHGVKVSSVEVDLPAMLAQKDNAVKNLTRGIEGLFKKNKVTYVKGYGKFLSPNEVSVETIDGGNTVVKGKHIIVATGSDVKSLPGITIDEKKIVSSTGALSLSEIPKKLIVIGAGYIGLEMGSVWGRLGSEVTVVEFAGDIVPSMDGEIRKQFQRSLEKQKMKFMLKTKVVSVDSSSDGVKLTVEPAEGGDQTILEADVVLVSAGRTPFTSGLDLEKIGVETDKAGRILVNERFVSNVPGVYAIGDVIPGPMLAHKAEEDGVACVEFIAGKHGHVDYDKVPGVVYTHPEVASVGKTEEQLKKDGVTYRVGKFPFMANSRAKAIDNAEGLVKILADKETDKILGVHIMAPNAGELIHEAVLAINYDASSEDIARVCHAHPTMSEALKEAAMATYDKPIHI